A stretch of the Metopolophium dirhodum isolate CAU chromosome 8, ASM1992520v1, whole genome shotgun sequence genome encodes the following:
- the LOC132950032 gene encoding LOW QUALITY PROTEIN: uncharacterized protein LOC132950032 (The sequence of the model RefSeq protein was modified relative to this genomic sequence to represent the inferred CDS: inserted 1 base in 1 codon): MVQRLRTIKMKRLTAITCAAILLLLELKGFDCVDNTTTPAPTLILPPSKYPPSTFSDCCPYGGMTSSQLALLSATDDPAPPERVNDIVFLINALPTAPYSLSRLPPQTLCCILKELARRPSLMNAIEPPNVVCLLDTLCALPSLMRVAPDLTIRDLITAAILSPKIVDAMRPSTVVGLLSKAPPTALCALSPAVRASLIHCALSPTALGRLTPVEISNFVDALMCTDRALARSTATADILELLSVTVQSPSFANNISATRAVDLLCLLSKSAMVPKNLVDALLASFAPSAHRLPPATLARLMAILTSSPYSMNSMDPATVALLLAAWSPVGVLSTCPPDVLVRLLVVLSQATTVSVDAIIGLLYGVTCASPRLMCDVPTCVRSAYVIRFTSPEITSTLSIEVIVKLIGVLSKNQCFMTELTASSVNLTVAFVVSNNTLFNAIQPSDIVDLVHALVGTGCALQEIPHEIIQTLLSFLDSMFSLRALDTAYLSKLLSCFSRSPYLTSAMSGTQLVNVLETITSVSSALQAIPNSGYVNMMTQLMTTPYLMSDIPFATLLNFMKQIESHTSGSVFCAMPPCVIDKFIEFLGANNASIITSLPPTDLKGLVGFLTDVHCFLAQLPVETLSSLLEAIYASSFMIPLDVRIKMIFAILRLPPSVMYSLPPASIGNICKSFGSFDVLQGGLSTAYLGELLTAISTYPCLLSAFDPPMIQDFLEYLSTSQGMLNDLEPCDVTNLVISISADAHLKTDIPVGSFVRFLRSVNVVMPCSIPTTATVALLESLTSMEVMMDGLTSMEAANLTDLLVADHALLAASSPILANLMTAMTTRFAGMPRESIVHLLAATHLASPSMLCTVPEDVLADLLKLICTQSVVGSLPSEYLAVFVAVLSTSPCLMDAMSASGLETLMGLLLSQPALTAEVVPPHTLADLCTILALTPSQNVNVSTIILLLSSVCPKSVCDIPAMALSTLLKPLGDAQIVYELGVTTTASLLCLXHLVTMRPRSLIRPHSQHDRDQARIVTAPDPAFATRYFTVLCGGGRIFAART; the protein is encoded by the exons ATGGTCCAACGATTGCGTACAATAAAAATGAAGAGATTAACGGCAATCACGTGCGCGGCAATATTATTGCTGTTGGAGCTAAAG GGTTTTGACTGCGTGGACAACACTACGACCCCTGCGCCCACGTTGATATTACCACCCTCCAAGTATCCGCCGTCGACTTTTTCCGATTGTTGTCCGTACGGTGGCATGACGTCGTCACAACTGGCCCTGTTGTCGGCCACGGATGATCCGGCACCACCCGAGCGCGTGAACGACATCGTGTTTCTGATAAACGCTCTGCCGACGGCACCGTATTCGCTGTCCCGTCTACCGCCCCAGACGTTATGCTGCATTTTAAAAGAGCTGGCCCGCAGGCCGTCGCTGATGAACGCCATCGAACCGCCGAACGTGGTGTGTCTGCTCGACACCCTGTGCGCACTGCCGTCTCTGATGAGAGTCGCGCCCGACCTAACGATCCGCGATCTGATCACCGCCGCCATTCTGAGCCCGAAGATCGTGGACGCGATGCGGCCGTCCACGGTGGTCGGTCTGTTGAGCAAGGCGCCGCCGACCGCGCTGTGCGCGTTGTCGCCCGCCGTCAGGGCGTCGCTGATCCACTGCGCGCTGTCGCCGACGGCGCTCGGCAGGCTGACGCCGGTGGAAATATCGAACTTCGTCGACGCGTTAATGTGCACAGATCGCGCGTTGGCCAGATCAACGGCCACTGCCGACATCCTCGAACTGCTGAGCGTCACAGTGCAGTCGCCGTCCTTCGCCAACAACATATCCGCCACGCGAGCCGTCGACTTACTGTGCCTGTTGTCCAAGTCGGCCATGGTCCCGAAGAACCTCGTCGACGCTCTGCTGGCATCCTTCGCCCCGTCCGCCCACCGGTTGCCGCCCGCGACTCTCGCCCGCTTGATGGCCATCTTGACAAGTTCGCCGTACTCGATGAACTCGATGGACCCCGCCACGGTCGCTCTGCTGCTGGCCGCGTGGTCGCCGGTCGGCGTGCTGTCCACCTGCCCGCCCGACGTGCTCGTCCGGCTGTTGGTCGTCCTGTCTCAGGCGACCACCGTCTCCGTGGACGCGATCATCGGGCTGCTCTATGGCGTCACGTGCGCGTCGCCCAGGTTGATGTGTGACGTGCCCACGTGCGTCCGGTCAGCGTACGTGATCCGGTTCACTTCCCCCGAAATTACCTCCACGCTGTCGATTGAGGTGATCGTCAAGTTGATCGGCGTCTTGAGCAAAAACCAGTGCTTTATGACCGAACTGACGGCGAGTTCCGTAAACCTGACAGTGGCCTTCGTGGTGTCCAACAATACACTTTTCAACGCTATTCAACCATCGGACATCGTCGATCTCGTTCATGCCTTAGTCGGCACCGGGTGTGCACTGCAAGAGATTCCGCACGAAATCATTCAGACACTTCTGTCTTTCCTCGATTCAATGTTCTCGCTAAGGGCGTTGGACACCGCTTACCTTTCGAAACTGCTGTCGTGTTTCAGTCGTTCCCCGTACCTGACATCCGCGATGTCCGGAACTCAGCTGGTAAACGTACTCGAAACGATAACATCGGTTTCCAGCGCGTTACAGGCAATACCAAACAGCGGTTACGTGAACATGATGACGCAGTTGATGACAACGCCCTACTTGATGTCCGATATCCCGTTTGCGACGCTTTTGAACTTTATGAAACAAATCGAAAGCCATACGTCGGGCTCCGTGTTCTGCGCTATGCCACCATGTGTGATAGACAAGTTCATCGAGTTTCTGGGAGCGAACAACGCCTCGATAATCACTTCCTTGCCACCCACCGACTTGAAAGGTTTGGTGGGCTTCCTGACCGATGTCCATTGCTTCTTAGCTCAGCTGCCCGTGGAAACCTTGAGCTCCCTGTTGGAAGCGATCTATGCGTCGTCGTTTATGATACCGTTGGATGTAAGGATCAAAATGATCTTCGCCATTCTTCGGCTGCCACCGTCCGTAATGTATTCGCTGCCACCGGCATCCATCGGCAACATATGTAAATCGTTCGGTTCGTTCGATGTGCTGCAGGGTGGCCTGAGCACCGCATATCTGGGTGAATTGTTGACCGCTATCTCAACGTATCCGTGTCTGCTGTCTGCCTTCGATCCCCCGATGATACAAGACTTTTTGGAATATCTGTCGACGTCACAGGGCATGCTAAACGACCTGGAACCCTGTGACGTGACCAACCTAGTGATTTCGATATCAGCCGACGCACATCTCAAAACGGATATACCGGTGGGTAGCTTTGTGCGGTTTTTGCGGTCAGTGAACGTGGTCATGCCATGCTCGATACCAACGACCGCCACGGTAGCGCTGTTGGAGTCCTTGACGTCCATGGAAGTCATGATGGACGGTCTGACTTCGATGGAAGCAGCCAACCTCACAGACCTGTTAGTCGCAGACCACGCACTGCTAGCTGCGTCATCGCCGATATTGGCCAACCTGATGACGGCGATGACGACCCGGTTTGCCGGGATGCCACGCGAGAGTATCGTCCACCTGTTGGCGGCAACGCACTTAGCGTCACCGAGTATGCTGTGCACCGTACCGGAAGACGTGCTGGCCGATCTACTCAAGTTGATCTGCACCCAGTCGGTGGTTGGCAGCCTCCCATCCGAATACCTGGCTGTGTTCGTGGCCGTCCTGTCCACATCACCATGCCTGATGGACGCCATGTCGGCCAGTGGGCTCGAAACCTTAATGGGCCTGCTTTTATCGCAGCCAGCGCTAACGGCCGAAGTCGTGCCACCTCATACGCTTGCCGATCTCTGCACGATCCTGGCCCTGACGCCATCGCAAAACGTCAACGTGTCCACCATAATTTTGCTTCTGTCTTCGGTCTGCCCTAAGTCAGTTTGCGACATACCGGCCATGGCCTTGAGCACTCTGCTGAAGCCTCTGGGCGACGCTCAAATTGTTTACGAGCTCGGGGTCACAACGACCGCTTCATTGCTGTGCC GCCACCTCGTCACCATGCGTCCTCGAAGTCTTATCCGGCCCCACTCTCAACACGATCGTGATCAAGCTCGCATCGTCACCGCTCCTGATCCAGCATTTGCAACCCGATATTTTACAGTCCTTTGTGGCGGCGGTCGCATATTCGCAGCCCGCACTTGA
- the LOC132949948 gene encoding uncharacterized protein LOC132949948, translated as MNSFGFVAALAVVCLAKVEAVPCVGCPLPCYAPPLAPPCLPLPCLPAPPCLPLPCLPAPPCLPLPCLPAPPCLPPACLPAPPCLPPTCLPAPPCPPCIPSPPISPAALASLLATLKAAAPYSPLTPLPVAPPMTPAYGPAPTVATTLSVPAPAPQVIAPGPAPGPLIIQIPSVAGKCAPIVVPAGPAPNLLVKLTQCPAPAPIILPGAAPGPIVINDGNVVKEQSITCAPAPQSNKIFFALPAPLPTPPVVLPPAPLPKVFFNPGLYVQKPDIVYQTPVGLPQLFLIPSPCGCPAPCYPPPGPCNLPPVLAKVPACCC; from the exons atgaatagtttTGGATTTGTAGCCGCTTTGGCGGTAGTTTGTTTGGCTAAG GTCGAAGCAGTACCATGTGTTGGATGTCCATTACCTTGCTACGCACCACCATTAGCTCCTCCATGCCTTCCACTCCCATGTCTTCCAGCCCCACCATGCCTACCACTCCCATGTCTTCCAGCCCCACCATGCCTACCACTCCCATGTCTTCCAGCCCCCCCATGCTTACCACCCGCATGTCTTCCAGCCCCACCATGCTTACCACCCACATGTCTTCCAGCCCCACCGTGCCCACCATGCATTCCATCTCCACCTATTAGTCCAGCGGCATTAGCATCTTTATTGGCTACTCTTAAAGCTGCGGCACCTTACTCGCCCCTTACTCCACTCCCTGTCGCCCCACCCATGACACCGGCCTATGGACCCGCTCCGACCGTAGCTACAACCCTGTCAGTACCCGCACCCGCACCTCAGGTCATCGCTCCAGGACCAGCACCGGGACCATTGATAATCCAAATACCTTCAGTAGCCGGAAAGTGCGCACCAATCGTCGTTCCCGCCGGTCCAGCCCCTAATCTGCTCGTCAAGCTGACTCAATGTCCAGCACCCGCCCCAATAATACTTCCAGGTGCGGCACCCGGACCTATCGTCATCAACGACGGAAACGTAGTTAAGGAACAGTCTATCACGTGCGCACCAGCTCCACAGTCGAACAAAATATTCTTCGCATTGCCAGCCCCATTACCGACTCCACCGGTCGTTTTGCCACCAGCGCCATTACCAAAAGTATTCTTCAACCCCGGTCTGTACGTCCAAAAACCTGATATCGTTTACCAAACCCCAGTTGGTCTACCACAATTGTTTTTGATTCCATCACCTTGCGGATGTCCAGCACCGTGCTACCCACCACCCGGTCCATGCAACTTGCCACCAGTCCTCGCTAAGGTCCCTGCTTGCTGTTGTTAG
- the LOC132950668 gene encoding uncharacterized protein LOC132950668, translated as MISLRAAAALAVICLAMVLADCTIIQETLSSFPENPFTGPFTEACKNMNFPQSFPLPNLKDFPCSIVPPVISPLLPFPFSQLNNCFSSEPLPAGAPETPPAEEPTY; from the exons ATGATCTCGTTAAGAGCCGCCGCAGCTTTGGCGGTTATTTGTTTGGCCATG gTCTTGGCTGACTGTACAATCATCCAAGAAACACTATCGTCGTTCCCAGAAAATCCATTCACGGGTCCATTTACAGAAGCTTGCAAAAACATGAACTTTCCGCAATCATTCCCTTTACCCAATCTCAAGGACTTTCCGTGCTCAATTGTACCTCCCGTCATATCTCCCCTTTTACCTTTTCCTTTTTCTCAACTAAATAACTGCTTTTCGTCGGAACCACTTCCTGCAGGCGCACCAGAAACACCTCCTGCCGAAGAGCCGACTTACTAA